The following coding sequences lie in one Euhalothece natronophila Z-M001 genomic window:
- a CDS encoding (2Fe-2S)-binding protein, which yields MQIAGQIPVTLTINDGSYTVSIEPRVTLLDLLRERLGLTGSKKGCDHGQCGACTVLIDGERVYSCLSLAIMQEGKQITTIEGLGNQEELHPVQTAFLEHDGFQCGYCTPGQICATVALLDEVKQGNVSAITPDLTTPPELETLSEAEIRERLSGNLCRCGAYNGIVAAVQQASGQTPPSPDANILVEDGSR from the coding sequence ATGCAGATAGCAGGACAAATTCCAGTCACACTAACCATTAATGATGGCTCCTATACCGTTAGCATTGAGCCGCGAGTGACGCTATTGGATTTACTACGAGAACGGTTAGGGTTGACAGGAAGTAAAAAGGGCTGTGACCACGGTCAATGTGGGGCTTGTACTGTCTTGATTGATGGAGAGCGAGTTTACTCCTGCCTTTCCTTAGCCATTATGCAAGAAGGAAAGCAGATTACTACCATTGAAGGTTTAGGCAACCAAGAGGAACTTCATCCGGTGCAAACTGCATTTTTAGAGCATGATGGCTTTCAGTGCGGTTATTGTACCCCTGGACAAATTTGCGCTACCGTCGCCTTGTTAGATGAGGTGAAACAAGGAAATGTGAGTGCTATTACCCCTGATTTAACGACTCCTCCAGAACTAGAAACCTTATCAGAGGCAGAAATTCGAGAACGACTCAGTGGTAATCTTTGTCGCTGTGGGGCTTACAATGGCATTGTCGCTGCCGTGCAACAAGCCTCGGGGCAAACTCCTCCCTCCCCTGATGCCAATATTCTCGTGGAGGATGGCTCAAGATGA
- a CDS encoding M15 family metallopeptidase has translation MSVRNNQTSPDEIPEAVRDVTPVRRRKRNSLRRGGAMAIGFTVIVVILGSSFWEPMVETFSSALETEETISEVSEEMSQEERREDLLGHFPYEEAPPESLTALSSGSTIKLRTPAAEKFVEMQEAAQEDGVSLVPLSGYRSVEEQEDIFFGVKAERGEVPRERAQVSAPPGYSEHHTGYAIDIGDREAPTTHFQEDFAKTEAFQWLEENAARYSFELSFPKDNPQGVSYEPWHWRYVGNQESLEIFYGN, from the coding sequence TTGTCTGTCAGGAATAATCAAACGTCCCCTGATGAAATTCCAGAAGCCGTTAGGGACGTTACCCCAGTTCGTCGAAGGAAACGGAATTCTTTACGGCGGGGTGGTGCTATGGCAATAGGATTCACTGTAATAGTAGTGATCTTAGGTAGTTCTTTTTGGGAACCAATGGTAGAAACATTTTCTTCGGCGCTGGAAACTGAGGAAACAATTTCGGAAGTTTCTGAAGAGATGTCGCAGGAAGAAAGAAGAGAGGATCTATTAGGGCATTTTCCCTATGAAGAAGCACCTCCTGAGAGTTTAACCGCACTAAGTTCAGGTAGTACGATTAAATTAAGAACACCAGCAGCAGAAAAATTTGTAGAGATGCAAGAAGCAGCGCAAGAAGATGGGGTGTCTTTAGTGCCTTTATCAGGATATCGCTCTGTTGAGGAACAGGAAGATATTTTTTTCGGGGTGAAAGCAGAACGCGGCGAAGTTCCCCGAGAAAGAGCTCAAGTTAGTGCGCCTCCAGGATATAGTGAACATCATACTGGCTATGCCATTGATATTGGCGATCGCGAAGCCCCAACCACTCATTTTCAAGAGGATTTTGCAAAAACTGAGGCGTTTCAATGGTTAGAAGAAAATGCAGCGCGTTATAGTTTTGAGCTTTCCTTTCCAAAAGATAACCCCCAAGGGGTGAGTTATGAACCCTGGCATTGGCGGTATGTTGGTAATCAGGAAAGTTTAGAAATATTTTACGGAAATTAA
- a CDS encoding DoxX family protein: MLQKILNLSTKLFRSNLSANYWSQAAWTILRVIVGVMMVHNGLDKLSDVENFATAYVEFIGLPFPIFFTYVAAYTELIGAPLVAIGFLTRPAALGLVGTMAVAMYHHILVAGLSIPYLELSAIYASCFLFFLINGAGLFSVDNFISGWLSSQFLSLEQQPEQIRQDAPQVTDKSEESVMSN, from the coding sequence ATGCTTCAAAAAATACTCAATTTATCAACTAAACTTTTTCGATCTAACCTTAGTGCTAATTATTGGTCACAAGCCGCTTGGACAATTTTAAGGGTCATTGTGGGCGTAATGATGGTTCACAATGGACTCGATAAATTATCCGATGTCGAAAACTTTGCTACAGCTTATGTGGAATTTATTGGGCTGCCATTTCCCATCTTCTTTACTTATGTGGCGGCTTATACCGAGTTAATTGGTGCGCCTCTTGTCGCGATCGGCTTTTTAACACGCCCTGCTGCTTTAGGTTTAGTCGGGACAATGGCAGTTGCAATGTACCACCACATTTTGGTAGCTGGCTTGAGCATTCCTTACCTAGAACTATCAGCAATTTATGCTAGTTGCTTCTTGTTCTTTTTGATTAATGGTGCTGGCTTATTCTCCGTTGATAACTTTATTAGTGGCTGGTTAAGCAGTCAATTCCTCTCGCTAGAGCAGCAACCTGAACAGATCCGCCAAGATGCTCCACAGGTTACTGACAAAAGCGAAGAAAGTGTTATGTCCAACTAG
- a CDS encoding RNA-guided endonuclease InsQ/TnpB family protein: MFTLSYEFKLEPNQLQIDMIEQTLGVCRTVWNYALRERKDWINSRKCPVNACSIEKEYIIPADEPYPSYSRQAKALTEAKKDSERLKSVNAQVLQQVLRTLDRAFSDMKSRGFGFPRFKNKYRLRSYLIPQIRGEVLKGNQIKLPQLGWVRFRKSRDIPEGFKVKQVRVIRKASGYFVMLSLQLDVEVPQPFPHGHPRGLDLGFDKFVATSDGLEVKRPRFLESLQRKLRLLQRRLKNKQKGSNNRHKLNRKIARVHQRISDARKNWHFQLAHQLCDGAGMIFVEDINFRSWQRGMLSKHAADAGFGQFVNILEWVCWKRDVYFAKVDKDGTSQECSQCGAHTGKKTLDVRVHHCPECGYIGSRDVVSAEVIRNRGLTRARVSRASSSDPSAGFPRIGKRSLESRPKGLSDLGQRLENKQIACGGDLTGMEETSSSQEPETGNLVVRLGISRHSA, encoded by the coding sequence ATGTTTACCCTTTCTTACGAATTTAAGTTAGAACCAAACCAATTACAAATCGACATGATTGAGCAGACGCTCGGTGTTTGCCGAACGGTTTGGAATTATGCTCTTAGGGAAAGAAAGGATTGGATCAACTCTCGAAAATGTCCTGTTAATGCTTGTTCGATTGAAAAGGAATATATTATTCCTGCTGATGAACCTTATCCTAGTTATTCAAGGCAAGCGAAGGCTTTAACTGAGGCTAAGAAAGACAGTGAACGACTGAAGTCAGTTAATGCTCAAGTTCTCCAGCAAGTTTTAAGGACATTGGATCGGGCTTTTTCTGACATGAAGTCTAGAGGGTTTGGTTTTCCTAGATTTAAGAACAAATATCGTCTAAGGTCTTATCTGATTCCTCAGATCAGGGGAGAAGTATTAAAAGGAAATCAAATTAAACTACCTCAATTAGGTTGGGTTAGGTTCAGAAAGTCTAGAGACATCCCAGAAGGATTTAAGGTGAAGCAGGTAAGAGTGATTAGAAAAGCCTCTGGTTATTTCGTCATGTTATCCCTTCAACTAGATGTAGAAGTTCCTCAACCCTTCCCTCATGGACACCCAAGAGGGTTAGATTTGGGCTTTGATAAATTTGTTGCTACTTCCGATGGTTTAGAAGTTAAGCGACCTCGGTTTTTAGAGTCTCTACAAAGGAAGCTGAGATTGCTCCAACGTAGGCTTAAGAACAAACAAAAAGGGTCGAATAACCGCCATAAACTGAATCGCAAGATAGCAAGAGTTCACCAACGTATCTCTGATGCTCGTAAGAATTGGCACTTCCAACTTGCCCATCAATTGTGTGATGGAGCAGGAATGATCTTTGTCGAAGATATCAACTTTCGTTCGTGGCAACGGGGGATGTTGTCTAAACACGCTGCGGATGCAGGTTTTGGTCAGTTTGTGAACATTCTGGAGTGGGTTTGTTGGAAACGTGATGTTTACTTTGCCAAAGTTGACAAAGATGGCACTTCCCAAGAATGTTCTCAATGTGGAGCGCATACAGGAAAGAAAACATTAGATGTTAGAGTTCATCATTGTCCTGAATGCGGTTACATTGGTTCAAGAGATGTTGTAAGTGCTGAAGTGATTAGAAATAGAGGTCTGACCCGAGCGCGGGTTTCCCGCGCATCGAGCTCCGACCCGAGCGCGGGTTTCCCGCGCATCGGAAAGCGGAGCTTGGAAAGCAGACCTAAAGGACTCTCCGACCTCGGGCAGAGGTTAGAGAATAAACAAATTGCCTGTGGAGGCGATCTGACGGGGATGGAGGAAACTTCGTCTAGTCAAGAGCCTGAGACAGGAAACTTAGTCGTGAGGCTAGGAATCTCCCGTCATAGCGCGTAG
- the rfbB gene encoding dTDP-glucose 4,6-dehydratase has protein sequence MKILVTGGAGFIGSAVVRQFIAETEHTVINVDALTYAGNLESLSDVRDHPRHIFEHVDITNHDSLTSVFQKHQPGAVMHLAAESHVDRSIDGSAEFINTNIVGTYLLLECSREYWNRLPANDRQSVAKGEKSGGVTKESFRFHHISTDEVYGDLTVNDPPFTEETPYAPSSPYSASKASSDHLVRAWYRTYGLPIIVTNCSNNYGPYQFPEKLIPLMILNALDCKPLPVYGRGENIRDWLYVEDHARALRYVLAHGVVGRTYNIGGLNEKTNLEVVNSICDLLDELRPLSGLPEISQAPDKLSKSYKSLITFVTDRLGHDHRYAIDNSRIANELGWQPLESFETGLRKTVQWYLDNTTWVERVRLGTYRDWIATEYTKGG, from the coding sequence ATGAAAATACTTGTAACTGGCGGTGCGGGCTTTATTGGCTCTGCTGTTGTGCGGCAGTTTATTGCCGAAACAGAGCACACCGTAATTAATGTTGATGCCTTGACCTATGCTGGCAATCTTGAATCACTTAGTGATGTTCGGGATCACCCGCGACATATTTTCGAGCATGTTGATATCACCAATCATGACTCCCTCACAAGTGTATTTCAGAAACATCAGCCAGGGGCAGTCATGCATTTGGCAGCTGAATCGCATGTGGATCGTTCTATTGATGGGTCCGCCGAGTTTATTAACACCAATATTGTGGGCACTTATCTGCTGCTTGAGTGTTCACGGGAGTACTGGAATAGACTTCCTGCAAATGATCGGCAAAGTGTAGCGAAGGGTGAGAAGTCAGGTGGAGTCACCAAAGAATCCTTTCGCTTTCATCACATTTCCACTGATGAGGTGTATGGCGATCTAACAGTCAATGACCCTCCTTTCACAGAAGAAACTCCCTATGCGCCAAGCTCACCGTATTCCGCCAGCAAAGCCAGCAGTGATCATTTGGTTCGTGCTTGGTATCGCACTTATGGTTTGCCGATCATAGTCACTAACTGTTCCAACAACTATGGTCCCTACCAGTTTCCAGAGAAATTGATTCCACTAATGATTCTCAATGCACTGGATTGCAAGCCACTGCCGGTGTATGGACGTGGAGAGAATATTCGGGATTGGCTCTATGTGGAGGATCATGCACGAGCATTGCGTTATGTTTTGGCGCATGGCGTCGTCGGCCGCACCTACAATATCGGCGGGCTTAATGAGAAGACCAATCTCGAGGTCGTGAACAGCATTTGCGACCTTCTCGATGAATTAAGGCCATTGAGTGGTCTCCCCGAGATCTCACAGGCGCCTGACAAGTTATCCAAGTCCTACAAATCCCTCATCACATTCGTTACTGATCGACTCGGCCATGATCATCGTTACGCCATTGATAATTCGCGTATCGCCAACGAGCTAGGTTGGCAACCCCTCGAGAGCTTTGAAACGGGCCTGCGGAAGACAGTACAATGGTATTTAGATAACACCACATGGGTTGAAAGGGTTCGCTTGGGCACCTATCGCGATTGGATCGCCACCGAATACACCAAAGGGGGCTAG
- a CDS encoding phycobiliprotein lyase, whose translation MMDIKTFFEQSEGKWFTQRTRYNLAQKSVDNGKAELTVELLGGEDSAIAALRQEVSSQLNPPSDANLLSLAGAKITWEDETQSEKGASLIALIPYDQQKGQFVQKLMNSDQTPTVGDFVLGEDEALTLSSKTANNSLLKERLWFAHPNLRLRTVWEEHDTNQQSWVLFYSEIRRINA comes from the coding sequence ATGATGGATATTAAAACCTTTTTTGAACAAAGCGAAGGTAAATGGTTCACCCAACGCACTCGGTATAATTTAGCGCAAAAGAGTGTGGATAATGGGAAAGCAGAGTTAACAGTAGAATTACTCGGGGGAGAAGATAGCGCGATCGCGGCTTTGCGGCAAGAAGTTTCCAGTCAACTAAATCCCCCCTCAGATGCCAATTTACTGTCCTTAGCTGGCGCAAAAATCACTTGGGAAGACGAAACTCAGTCAGAAAAAGGAGCCAGTTTAATTGCGCTCATTCCTTATGATCAGCAAAAGGGTCAATTTGTGCAAAAACTAATGAACAGTGACCAAACTCCTACTGTGGGTGATTTTGTCTTAGGAGAAGATGAAGCCTTAACCCTGTCTAGCAAAACCGCAAATAATAGCCTACTCAAAGAACGGTTATGGTTTGCTCATCCTAACTTACGACTACGAACCGTATGGGAAGAACATGACACTAACCAACAAAGCTGGGTGTTATTTTATTCTGAAATTCGTCGTATTAACGCTTAA
- the rfbD gene encoding dTDP-4-dehydrorhamnose reductase, with protein MKILLLGCQGQVGWELQRSLAPLGEVIALIRHNTDGLCGDLNQPTALARTIKTLTPNVIVNAAAYTAVDQAESESDLAQAINAVGPSVLARETQKLGALLVHYSTDYVFDGSGAKPWREDDRTVPLNVYGQTKRAGERAIQESDCRHLIFRTSWVYASRGKNFIRTMLRLAAERDALQVIDDQYGAPTGAALIADVTAQALPLALRKPELEGLYHLAASGETTWHGYACRVIEQARQAGWPVKIAEQDVWPIATDAFPVVAQRPNNSRLDCTRLEEAFGLYLPAWQRGVDHTLAEILDCGGIA; from the coding sequence ATGAAAATCCTTCTGCTAGGTTGTCAGGGTCAGGTCGGCTGGGAGTTACAACGCTCATTGGCTCCCTTGGGTGAAGTGATCGCACTGATACGCCACAACACTGATGGTCTCTGTGGCGATTTAAATCAGCCAACAGCCCTGGCAAGAACTATCAAGACGTTGACACCCAATGTGATTGTGAATGCCGCTGCTTACACCGCAGTGGATCAGGCTGAGTCGGAATCTGATCTAGCACAAGCTATCAATGCGGTCGGGCCAAGTGTTTTAGCCCGTGAGACCCAAAAGCTTGGGGCATTGCTAGTACATTACTCCACGGATTACGTATTTGATGGGTCCGGTGCCAAACCTTGGCGCGAGGATGACCGGACAGTTCCTCTCAATGTTTATGGACAGACCAAGCGTGCGGGGGAACGGGCTATTCAGGAAAGCGACTGCCGGCATCTTATCTTCCGTACTAGCTGGGTCTATGCCTCTAGGGGCAAAAATTTTATTCGGACCATGCTGCGCCTCGCAGCGGAACGCGATGCACTGCAGGTCATCGACGATCAGTATGGCGCGCCAACAGGCGCTGCGCTGATCGCGGATGTGACGGCGCAGGCATTGCCACTGGCATTGCGCAAGCCGGAGCTTGAGGGGCTATATCATTTAGCAGCGTCTGGTGAGACAACTTGGCACGGCTATGCCTGTCGGGTCATCGAACAGGCACGTCAAGCCGGGTGGCCCGTGAAAATAGCCGAACAGGACGTCTGGCCAATCGCTACAGATGCATTTCCAGTAGTAGCGCAACGTCCCAATAACTCCCGTCTCGATTGCACCCGTCTGGAAGAGGCTTTCGGGCTGTACCTTCCGGCTTGGCAACGGGGGGTGGATCATACCCTAGCTGAAATACTCGATTGTGGAGGAATTGCTTGA
- the rfbC gene encoding dTDP-4-dehydrorhamnose 3,5-epimerase: MHVTPTAIPEILLIEPTVFGDERGFFMETWQRCKFAEAGIDYDFVQDNHSRSVYGTLRGLHYQICKPQGKLVRVTRGEVFDVAVDLRQHSPTFGQWVGEMLSSDNKRMLWVPPGFAHGFYVTSDTAEFQYKCTDYYSPECERSIHWNDPKIGIAWPIQGLPLVSEKDEQADLFEHAEYFAY, from the coding sequence ATGCATGTGACCCCAACCGCCATTCCCGAAATATTGCTCATTGAGCCAACTGTGTTCGGCGACGAGCGCGGGTTCTTCATGGAAACGTGGCAACGGTGCAAGTTCGCCGAGGCCGGCATCGACTATGATTTTGTGCAAGACAATCACAGCCGTTCGGTATATGGCACACTTCGAGGCTTGCATTACCAAATTTGCAAGCCACAAGGGAAATTAGTTCGCGTCACGCGAGGTGAAGTGTTCGATGTAGCTGTGGATTTACGGCAGCATTCACCAACTTTCGGTCAATGGGTCGGTGAAATGCTTTCGTCAGACAACAAGCGCATGTTGTGGGTACCACCAGGTTTTGCACATGGCTTTTATGTCACCAGTGACACTGCTGAGTTTCAATACAAGTGTACAGATTACTACTCGCCAGAATGCGAGCGTAGCATTCACTGGAATGATCCGAAGATTGGGATCGCTTGGCCAATTCAGGGGCTACCCTTGGTGTCTGAAAAAGATGAACAAGCCGACCTATTTGAACATGCCGAGTATTTTGCTTATTGA
- a CDS encoding HEAT repeat domain-containing protein: MSEVNLEQLSQQLESPNQRDRMVGLAQLREVDPEQAVPLIKKVLYDQSLQIRSMAVFALGIKPTVECYPLLLGFLEDEDYGIRADAAGALGYLQDPRAFDPLVRLFYEDTHWLVRFSAAVSLGNLQNPKAKEVLLQALNSEEVVLQQAAIAALGEIKSTDSVEEMLRFVQSEDWLVRQRLAEALGNLPTEQSVSALNYLQKDSHPQVSKAATISLEKLRN; encoded by the coding sequence ATGAGTGAAGTTAATTTAGAGCAGTTGTCGCAACAGTTAGAAAGCCCCAATCAGCGCGATCGGATGGTGGGTTTAGCGCAGTTAAGAGAAGTTGATCCCGAACAAGCGGTTCCTCTGATTAAAAAAGTCTTGTATGATCAGAGTTTGCAAATTCGTTCAATGGCAGTGTTTGCTTTGGGGATTAAACCAACCGTGGAATGTTATCCTCTCTTATTAGGATTCCTAGAAGATGAGGATTATGGGATTCGTGCTGATGCAGCAGGGGCTTTAGGCTATCTTCAAGACCCCCGAGCGTTTGATCCATTGGTACGATTGTTTTATGAGGATACCCATTGGTTAGTGCGTTTTAGTGCGGCAGTCTCTTTAGGGAATTTACAAAATCCTAAGGCGAAAGAGGTACTTTTACAAGCCCTCAACAGTGAAGAAGTGGTGTTACAACAAGCCGCGATCGCTGCTTTAGGAGAAATTAAAAGTACCGACTCCGTAGAAGAAATGTTACGGTTTGTGCAGTCAGAAGATTGGTTAGTTCGCCAACGATTAGCCGAAGCCCTCGGGAATTTACCCACAGAGCAAAGTGTTTCCGCCTTAAACTATTTACAAAAAGATAGCCATCCCCAAGTGAGCAAAGCTGCTACCATTTCTCTAGAAAAACTCAGAAATTAA